In one window of Dokdonia sp. PRO95 DNA:
- a CDS encoding nuclear transport factor 2 family protein: MKIVITLLLASFLLINCEQQPTVAHDKAAITAVLKAQQQAWSQGDLEVFMQGYWKSDSLKFYGSKGLTYGWENTLANYKKGYPTLDHTGELQFVINDMTLIEENAYYVMGEYHLKRKVGNADGVFIIIFKRINGAWKIVADMSC; encoded by the coding sequence ATGAAAATCGTTATCACGCTCCTGCTTGCTAGTTTCTTATTAATAAACTGTGAGCAACAACCTACAGTTGCTCACGATAAGGCAGCCATTACCGCTGTCTTAAAAGCACAACAACAAGCCTGGTCACAGGGAGATCTAGAAGTTTTTATGCAAGGCTACTGGAAGAGTGATTCCTTAAAGTTTTATGGAAGTAAAGGCCTTACCTATGGGTGGGAAAACACACTAGCAAATTATAAAAAAGGATACCCTACGCTAGATCACACAGGTGAGTTGCAATTCGTAATAAATGATATGACACTCATAGAAGAAAACGCTTATTACGTGATGGGAGAATATCATCTCAAACGTAAAGTAGGAAATGCAGACGGTGTTTTTATCATCATCTTTAAGCGTATAAACGGCGCCTGGAAAATTGTAGCAGATATGTCTTGCTAG
- a CDS encoding DUF4407 domain-containing protein codes for MIQSFFILCSGADRDVLDTCSRGEKNKYAGIGATVFFTAVLATIAATYALFTVFDNVYRAILFGLLWGLVIFNLDRFIVSTLKKRNNWWKEFGMAIPRLILAVIIAVVISKPLELKIFEKEIDRVMLSQKNEFTVQNQGEILAQYTPEINKLDAQIAAAKQEVVTKETEVNNLYEIYIDEAEGTAGTELLGKGPVYQEKRDKHDAALAELTTLKATNAEKIAQAEAQKIQLRDEFNTAVSTSQPIINNFDGLMARIDAMKELPWLPSLFIFLLFLAIETAPIFSKLISPMGEYDIKLADHELTIKEWSAQKALQRKILTETDHIVNDRVYTDIAQDEELYNYKKKMAKEILKRQQDAFYRRQTKILG; via the coding sequence ATGATTCAATCCTTTTTTATTCTCTGCTCTGGTGCAGATCGTGACGTTTTAGACACCTGCTCTCGCGGAGAAAAGAATAAATATGCTGGCATAGGAGCTACCGTATTTTTTACAGCCGTATTAGCCACCATCGCAGCAACCTATGCGCTTTTTACCGTTTTTGATAATGTGTATAGAGCCATACTTTTTGGTTTATTGTGGGGACTAGTTATTTTTAATCTAGACCGTTTTATTGTTTCTACGCTCAAAAAGCGAAACAACTGGTGGAAAGAATTTGGAATGGCAATTCCCCGCCTTATTCTTGCGGTAATTATTGCTGTGGTGATTTCAAAACCCTTAGAGCTTAAAATATTTGAGAAAGAGATAGACCGCGTGATGCTCAGTCAAAAAAATGAGTTTACCGTGCAAAATCAAGGCGAGATACTCGCACAATACACCCCAGAAATCAATAAACTGGATGCCCAAATAGCTGCCGCAAAACAAGAAGTCGTTACCAAAGAGACAGAAGTAAATAACTTATATGAAATCTACATAGATGAGGCAGAAGGTACTGCTGGCACTGAGCTACTAGGCAAAGGCCCAGTCTATCAAGAAAAGCGAGATAAACACGATGCCGCTCTTGCAGAACTCACTACTCTCAAAGCCACAAACGCAGAAAAAATAGCTCAAGCCGAAGCGCAAAAAATACAACTGCGCGATGAGTTCAACACTGCTGTAAGTACGAGTCAGCCCATTATAAATAACTTTGACGGATTAATGGCGCGCATAGATGCGATGAAAGAACTCCCGTGGCTACCCTCGCTGTTTATTTTCTTACTCTTTCTTGCCATAGAGACGGCACCTATATTTTCTAAGCTCATCTCGCCTATGGGTGAGTATGATATAAAACTTGCAGACCACGAGCTCACCATAAAAGAATGGAGTGCACAAAAAGCCTTACAACGCAAGATACTTACCGAGACAGATCATATAGTAAATGATCGGGTGTATACAGATATCGCTCAAGATGAAGAGCTATACAACTACAAGAAGAAGATGGCAAAAGAGATTTTAAAACGACAGCAAGATGCCTTCTACAGGCGGCAGACTAAAATTTTAGGATAG
- a CDS encoding mechanosensitive ion channel domain-containing protein codes for MDYKKEISCFFFDHFIDWGLSETFSKYLNAFILGIIVLVLVFLADMLVRKVLRNLAAYISKSSKTNFDDLLIKNRVPRRLAHILPLYLLIGALPFVLDDFLEIEHVFSVILNLIGVILALRIIRALLHTLRDYFKTVPGLRDKPIDSYIQVFMIFAWVFTIFYAISLLTPVSLGQALGTFGAASAIILLIFKDTILGFVASIQVAINDMVRIGDWITFEKYGADGDVVEINLATVKVQNFDMTITTIPTYALISDSFKNWRGMTDSPGRRIKRSLYIKQDSIKFLTDEDIQRFKKIGLITDYLTNMEEKLARINERDDSDKSIQINGSNLTNVGLFRKYMETYIQNHSAIHKEMLLMCRQLAPTAQGIPLEVYCFSKDKKWENYEYIMADLFDHFLAAVPYFDLELFEYPSSPNRDNFIDVSQ; via the coding sequence ATGGATTATAAAAAGGAAATAAGCTGTTTTTTCTTTGATCATTTTATTGATTGGGGACTATCAGAAACCTTCTCTAAGTATCTCAATGCCTTTATACTAGGTATTATTGTGCTAGTGTTGGTTTTTCTGGCAGATATGCTCGTGCGTAAAGTACTGCGCAACCTCGCTGCATATATTTCAAAAAGTTCAAAAACAAATTTTGATGATCTCCTCATCAAAAACCGAGTACCTAGAAGACTAGCACACATACTCCCGTTATACTTACTTATAGGAGCGCTTCCATTTGTACTAGACGATTTTCTTGAAATTGAGCACGTCTTTAGTGTCATACTCAATCTTATAGGAGTCATTCTTGCGCTACGTATTATAAGAGCACTTTTACACACCCTTAGAGATTACTTTAAAACAGTACCAGGTTTACGTGATAAACCTATAGATAGCTACATACAGGTCTTTATGATTTTTGCGTGGGTGTTTACTATATTCTATGCCATTAGTCTTCTCACACCAGTATCTCTAGGGCAAGCCTTGGGAACTTTTGGTGCCGCTTCAGCCATTATATTACTCATTTTTAAAGACACTATTCTTGGGTTTGTAGCAAGCATTCAAGTTGCTATTAATGATATGGTGCGCATAGGCGACTGGATCACTTTTGAAAAGTATGGAGCAGATGGTGATGTGGTAGAGATTAACCTCGCAACGGTAAAGGTTCAAAACTTTGATATGACCATCACCACCATACCTACCTACGCCCTTATCTCAGATTCTTTTAAGAACTGGCGTGGTATGACAGACAGTCCTGGTCGTCGTATAAAACGTTCCTTATACATAAAACAAGACAGCATAAAGTTTCTTACAGACGAGGATATACAACGCTTTAAGAAGATAGGACTCATCACAGATTACCTCACAAATATGGAGGAAAAACTGGCTCGCATTAACGAGCGAGATGATTCTGATAAGTCTATCCAGATTAATGGTAGCAACCTGACTAACGTAGGTCTTTTTAGAAAATATATGGAGACCTATATTCAAAACCACAGCGCCATACACAAAGAAATGCTTCTTATGTGTCGCCAGCTGGCTCCTACTGCGCAAGGTATCCCACTAGAGGTGTATTGCTTTAGTAAAGACAAAAAATGGGAAAACTACGAGTACATAATGGCAGATCTTTTTGACCATTTTTTGGCCGCCGTACCTTACTTTGACCTTGAACTCTTTGAGTACCCTAGTAGCCCTAATCGTGATAATTTTATAGACGTTTCTCAATAG
- a CDS encoding M56 family metallopeptidase, translating to MILIYLLKSALCLGILFGFYKLALEGKAMHHFKRFYLLASLVFSFTIPLITFTYQAAEAPQITPIFQEYVETVSAPNQVPQVTEVDYTNTANWGIYLLGVFIFGTRFIVNLVRLKRKIHQAELHPSSHFTLALLEQVMVPHSFLKWIFVNRQSYTQQEIAPEVLAHEATHVRQKHSLDIIAIEFIQVIFWFNPLVWLFKSSIKLNHEFLADQGAIADKSNIAIYQNILLSYASSTHHTALESPFNYSLTKKRIVMLSQSFSRKKVVLRALLLIPIIGLCVLFFNQAIVAQSGPNAVSGIMSYENSATNTLELELDTEGNFYYKLKPISLKGIENLIKETVYDYLTIQGRPGISSKLGREKQLLVAELWNFSRVTFCTSNLVDDQNAIFDPEANALVKANFVKSKKPNYEDLVKWQNTSLFAIFLDNEEISNKTILDYHPDDLPYYAIGDRTNGRYRVDVWTSPYWQSQKHLTTKAPQTSTYATQFIEGATRNGKNALVIEVRNDSIYINGQYSPLDSFRESVDNITAQWTKEEFAAPVRSMIFKGNSKEFINKAEAVFRQTQLYKANNSLRLIPPAPPAPPAPSGELPPPPPPPSPEEHLLKMHKLGSLFIHNGKEVTYEEAVRLAKGGVTEIKTPYPYSNPPKTFIGSKDNNVPQKPAIKKGDTLTITVTETGQKALAVMNNNKNGVIIDKLPENAGVDGRQLEIYNRLTSKYKNKTIEQIPAADLKTIQIIYDDMNDEQKDKNQPNPINPKSKHFEVKASYDEDGSLSKDVEQHALKGGTFEFEGKEISKEEAILKSKEPNISTQTSTLHNKMIIHKDLLQQKVLYYYNDKLLSDDEMIELFENPLYTMQLISKGSNKEKPSFKFVKIKE from the coding sequence ATGATACTCATCTATCTCTTAAAAAGCGCTTTATGTTTAGGCATCCTATTTGGCTTTTATAAGCTAGCGCTAGAAGGAAAAGCGATGCACCACTTTAAAAGGTTTTACCTCTTGGCAAGTCTTGTGTTTTCATTTACCATACCGCTTATCACCTTTACATACCAAGCAGCAGAAGCACCACAGATTACTCCCATATTTCAAGAATATGTAGAGACAGTTTCTGCGCCAAACCAAGTGCCTCAGGTTACCGAAGTAGATTACACAAACACCGCTAACTGGGGAATATACCTTCTAGGAGTTTTCATTTTTGGAACACGTTTTATTGTAAATCTTGTGCGCTTAAAGCGAAAGATACATCAGGCAGAGCTTCACCCATCATCACACTTTACGCTTGCCCTATTAGAGCAAGTGATGGTTCCACACTCTTTTCTTAAGTGGATTTTTGTAAACAGACAATCATACACACAACAGGAAATAGCTCCAGAAGTACTTGCTCACGAGGCAACTCACGTACGCCAAAAGCACTCCCTAGATATTATTGCGATAGAGTTTATACAGGTCATTTTCTGGTTTAATCCGCTGGTGTGGCTCTTTAAAAGTTCTATAAAATTAAACCACGAATTTCTAGCAGATCAAGGTGCTATAGCAGATAAAAGTAATATTGCTATATATCAAAACATACTCTTAAGTTATGCAAGTAGTACTCATCACACTGCGCTCGAGAGTCCTTTTAATTATTCATTAACCAAAAAACGAATCGTTATGTTATCACAATCATTTAGTCGTAAAAAAGTAGTGCTGCGCGCATTACTACTCATTCCTATCATAGGTTTGTGTGTTCTCTTTTTTAATCAAGCTATTGTTGCTCAATCGGGACCAAATGCTGTATCTGGTATTATGTCATACGAGAATAGTGCAACAAACACTCTAGAGCTAGAACTAGACACCGAAGGTAATTTCTATTACAAACTAAAACCTATCTCTTTAAAAGGCATCGAGAACCTTATTAAGGAAACGGTTTACGACTACTTAACTATTCAAGGTAGACCAGGAATATCTAGCAAGTTAGGGAGAGAAAAGCAACTACTCGTAGCAGAGCTATGGAACTTTAGTAGAGTTACTTTTTGCACCTCAAATTTAGTTGATGACCAAAATGCAATTTTTGATCCTGAGGCAAATGCACTTGTAAAAGCAAATTTTGTAAAATCAAAAAAACCAAACTATGAAGACCTTGTTAAGTGGCAAAACACTTCGTTGTTTGCCATATTTTTAGACAACGAGGAAATTTCAAATAAAACAATTTTAGATTATCATCCAGATGATCTCCCTTACTACGCTATTGGCGATCGCACAAATGGTAGATACAGAGTAGATGTATGGACTAGTCCGTACTGGCAAAGTCAAAAACACCTAACTACCAAGGCACCTCAAACCTCAACCTACGCCACACAGTTTATAGAAGGAGCAACACGTAATGGTAAAAACGCACTAGTTATAGAGGTGCGAAATGATAGTATCTATATAAATGGACAATACAGTCCGCTTGACAGCTTTCGCGAAAGCGTAGATAACATCACCGCACAGTGGACAAAAGAGGAGTTTGCAGCGCCTGTGAGGTCTATGATTTTTAAGGGCAACTCAAAAGAGTTTATAAATAAAGCCGAAGCTGTTTTTAGACAAACGCAATTGTATAAGGCAAATAACAGTTTACGCCTTATTCCGCCAGCGCCTCCTGCTCCACCAGCACCTAGCGGAGAGCTTCCTCCACCGCCACCACCGCCATCTCCAGAAGAACATTTACTTAAAATGCACAAACTGGGTAGCCTCTTTATCCATAATGGAAAGGAAGTAACCTATGAAGAAGCTGTGCGTCTTGCAAAAGGTGGTGTAACAGAAATTAAAACACCGTATCCTTACAGCAACCCGCCCAAAACTTTCATAGGAAGCAAGGATAATAATGTGCCACAAAAACCAGCAATTAAAAAAGGTGATACTCTAACAATCACTGTAACTGAAACTGGTCAAAAGGCACTAGCTGTGATGAATAATAACAAGAATGGAGTTATTATAGATAAGCTTCCTGAAAATGCAGGAGTTGATGGACGCCAATTAGAAATTTACAATCGCCTCACATCAAAATATAAAAACAAAACTATTGAACAAATTCCTGCTGCTGATTTAAAAACAATTCAAATTATTTATGATGATATGAATGATGAACAGAAGGATAAAAATCAGCCTAATCCAATAAACCCAAAAAGCAAACATTTTGAAGTTAAAGCAAGTTATGATGAAGATGGTTCTTTATCAAAAGACGTTGAACAGCACGCCCTAAAAGGCGGTACTTTTGAATTTGAAGGAAAAGAAATCTCAAAAGAAGAAGCGATACTTAAATCTAAGGAACCTAATATTAGCACGCAGACTTCTACCTTACATAATAAAATGATTATCCATAAGGATCTACTTCAACAAAAAGTACTTTATTACTATAATGACAAGTTACTCTCAGACGACGAGATGATTGAATTATTTGAAAACCCTTTGTATACTATGCAGCTCATTTCAAAAGGTTCTAACAAAGAGAAACCATCTTTCAAATTTGTAAAAATCAAAGAATAA
- a CDS encoding BlaI/MecI/CopY family transcriptional regulator → MALSTSEEQLMQMLWKQEKAFMKDLIEAYPDPKPATTTIATLLKRMQDKKFVDYKQYGRSREYFPLVKKTDYFSKHVNGLIKNFFNDSAGQFASFFTRETDLSQQELEELKQIIDNQLKAKKK, encoded by the coding sequence ATGGCACTATCCACTTCTGAAGAACAGCTTATGCAAATGCTCTGGAAACAGGAAAAGGCTTTTATGAAAGATCTCATAGAAGCATATCCAGACCCAAAGCCAGCGACCACGACAATCGCAACACTACTTAAGCGTATGCAAGACAAGAAGTTTGTAGATTATAAACAGTACGGCCGTTCTAGGGAATACTTCCCTCTAGTAAAAAAGACAGACTACTTCTCAAAACACGTAAATGGGCTAATTAAAAATTTCTTTAATGATAGCGCTGGGCAGTTTGCTTCATTCTTTACCCGTGAGACAGATCTCTCACAGCAAGAACTAGAGGAGTTAAAACAAATCATAGATAACCAACTTAAAGCCAAAAAGAAATGA